A stretch of the bacterium genome encodes the following:
- a CDS encoding VIT and VWA domain-containing protein — translation MKSRLFFLSLLLVLSGALQGQGLIIRPDFQPASLELRRHTITAQIHEQIAVVTVEHEFYNPGSATVEGTFLFPLPASAHVSRFSMNADGKEMAGELLSAEEARRIYEDIVRKQLDPALLEMADYRTFRARIFPIPAQATRRLTLRYDANLAREGNTVTFQYPVQGTLTPRRAGGPWPEPMPRPGVPIPLEDERAYQPESVKSRQSMLHLELQTETALRNIYSPSHQVEIRPEGDRRATVDCEMSEALEGRDFLLYYSLDPNEIATTLLTHRPESDRPGYFMLLISPQVELQEDQVLARDLVLVLDTSGSMAGEKITQAKAALRYCLQRLGERDRFGLVTFSSEVRLFRPALAGASARDDALWHVDRLEATGGTNLNEALLAAHQLLRETPAGRGMIIFLTDGLPSTGVQEEGQIRRNLRQANHNGVRIFSFGVGFDVNTKLLDGIGRDHHAFADYIAPQENIGARVAKFYEKVRYPVMGNLTCEFRGTDVRLLSPRHLPDLFKGGQIILAGRYQEAGHASMTLRGQVGERWQTLQYEFDFPQRERAREFVARLWATRRVGDLLEEIRLNGENAELKNEVISLAKEFGLVTPYTSYLVREEEEFAGRALPGEVRSWERPVAPAPADRMLLQAASGAEAVALSKSIRAMKDAAVVAEDKPGRLKVVRGRTLTQHTGGVWIDAGFKPAMATVKIPFASATYFRFLRLFPEAGDFCRLGQKVIFKWRETFVEIGEQGAQQLDEAELRKLIK, via the coding sequence ATGAAATCGCGTCTGTTTTTCCTTTCACTGTTGCTGGTGCTGTCCGGGGCGTTGCAGGGTCAGGGGCTCATTATCCGCCCGGATTTCCAGCCGGCCAGTCTGGAATTGCGCCGTCACACGATTACCGCCCAAATCCACGAACAAATCGCAGTGGTGACAGTCGAGCACGAGTTTTACAATCCCGGCTCGGCAACGGTCGAGGGCACTTTTCTCTTTCCGCTGCCGGCCAGTGCGCACGTTTCGCGCTTTAGCATGAATGCCGACGGCAAGGAGATGGCTGGCGAGTTGTTGAGTGCGGAGGAGGCACGCCGCATATATGAAGACATTGTGCGCAAGCAACTCGATCCGGCGCTCCTGGAAATGGCCGATTACCGCACGTTTCGCGCACGCATCTTTCCCATTCCCGCCCAAGCCACACGCAGGCTGACACTGCGCTACGACGCCAACCTCGCGCGCGAGGGCAACACGGTCACGTTTCAGTATCCCGTGCAGGGCACGCTCACGCCTCGCCGTGCCGGCGGGCCGTGGCCGGAACCCATGCCGCGCCCCGGCGTGCCGATTCCACTCGAAGACGAACGCGCCTACCAACCGGAAAGCGTGAAATCCCGGCAGAGTATGCTGCATCTCGAGTTGCAGACGGAAACTGCGCTGCGCAACATCTATTCGCCTTCGCATCAGGTCGAAATCCGCCCGGAAGGTGACCGCCGGGCGACCGTCGATTGTGAGATGAGTGAGGCGCTGGAGGGCCGCGACTTCCTGCTCTACTATTCGCTTGATCCCAATGAAATCGCCACAACCTTGTTGACGCATCGCCCGGAAAGCGACCGACCCGGCTATTTCATGCTGCTCATCTCGCCGCAGGTTGAGTTGCAGGAGGATCAAGTTTTGGCGCGGGATCTGGTTTTGGTGCTCGATACTTCGGGCAGCATGGCGGGCGAGAAGATCACGCAGGCGAAAGCGGCTCTGCGCTATTGCTTGCAGCGGCTCGGCGAGCGCGATCGTTTCGGGCTGGTAACCTTCAGTTCCGAAGTCAGGCTGTTTCGGCCGGCTTTGGCCGGCGCCAGCGCGCGCGATGATGCGCTATGGCACGTTGACCGGCTGGAGGCGACGGGCGGCACCAACCTCAACGAGGCACTGCTGGCGGCACACCAGCTCTTGCGCGAGACGCCGGCAGGCCGCGGCATGATTATCTTCCTTACCGACGGCCTGCCCTCCACCGGCGTGCAGGAGGAGGGCCAGATTCGCCGCAATCTGCGGCAAGCCAATCACAATGGCGTGCGCATCTTTTCATTTGGCGTCGGCTTCGATGTCAACACCAAGCTGCTCGACGGCATCGGCCGCGACCATCATGCTTTCGCCGACTACATTGCGCCCCAGGAAAACATCGGAGCACGCGTGGCGAAGTTCTATGAAAAAGTGCGTTACCCGGTGATGGGCAACCTCACCTGCGAATTTCGCGGCACCGATGTGAGGTTGTTGTCGCCTCGCCACTTGCCGGACTTGTTCAAAGGCGGCCAGATTATCCTGGCGGGCCGCTATCAAGAGGCCGGGCACGCCAGCATGACATTGCGCGGCCAGGTCGGCGAACGCTGGCAAACCCTGCAGTACGAATTCGACTTTCCGCAGCGTGAGCGCGCGCGTGAGTTCGTCGCGCGTTTGTGGGCCACGCGCCGGGTGGGTGATTTGTTGGAGGAGATCCGGCTGAACGGTGAAAACGCGGAATTGAAAAATGAAGTGATCAGCCTGGCGAAAGAATTCGGTCTGGTGACGCCCTACACTTCCTATCTGGTGCGGGAAGAAGAGGAATTCGCCGGGCGGGCGCTGCCGGGCGAGGTGCGCTCCTGGGAAAGGCCGGTGGCGCCTGCGCCGGCAGACCGCATGTTGCTGCAAGCCGCATCCGGTGCGGAAGCGGTTGCGCTGAGCAAATCGATTCGCGCGATGAAGGATGCCGCCGTGGTCGCGGAGGACAAGCCGGGGCGCCTGAAGGTGGTGCGAGGCCGGACGCTGACCCAGCATACCGGCGGTGTCTGGATTGATGCGGGGTTCAAACCCGCCATGGCAACTGTGAAGATCCCCTTTGCCTCCGCAACCTACTTCAGGTTTCTGCGCCTCTTCCCGGAAGCCGGGGATTTCTGCCGCCTCGGCCAGAAAGTGATTTTCAAATGGCGGGAAACGTTCGTGGAGATTGGAGAGCAGGGAGCGCAACAGTTGGACGAGGCCGAGCTGCGCAAGCTGATCAAGTGA
- a CDS encoding RuBisCO large subunit C-terminal-like domain-containing protein produces MSYINKAYQPKPTEVLCSYYLEPAPRNTLADAAEELCKKASVDVVGGEMVHGLRACAYAVHEEGTQVAFPAELFEGGNIPQMLTIIAGKIFGLEKIASLRLQDVCFPEWWIKSFRGSAYGSGLLATFFGNPARPLVASLISPEVGLTLAAYKEKARASFLGGCDIVRDSPQICNMPANSFESRVDTILALARECAEKTGMPKMYFPNVSGPGHVVLQRTQFAVKKGCRGVVIDFQACGFSMLQMLRSEFPELVIYADRTSHATTARNKRQGISMTTLGKLARLAGADLVEIGSITGDMVETEAHVVQLHTNLLADLFKTRDPNRFDQNWHGLGNSLPVTSGGLKAADVRGLRLRFGNQLVLQFGRSMTGKEHVSQHHVEMFLDELGPLVPLV; encoded by the coding sequence ATGAGTTACATCAACAAAGCCTACCAGCCCAAGCCCACGGAGGTCTTGTGCAGCTATTACCTCGAACCGGCGCCCAGGAACACCCTGGCCGATGCCGCCGAAGAGTTGTGCAAGAAAGCTTCTGTTGATGTGGTTGGAGGAGAGATGGTGCATGGGCTGCGCGCCTGTGCCTACGCGGTGCATGAGGAAGGCACGCAGGTGGCCTTCCCCGCCGAGTTGTTCGAGGGCGGCAATATCCCGCAGATGCTCACCATCATTGCGGGCAAGATCTTCGGATTGGAGAAGATCGCGAGCTTGCGGCTGCAGGATGTGTGCTTTCCGGAATGGTGGATTAAGAGCTTTCGCGGTTCGGCGTATGGCAGTGGGCTGCTGGCCACGTTCTTCGGCAATCCGGCCCGGCCGCTGGTGGCCTCACTCATCAGCCCGGAAGTCGGCTTGACGCTCGCCGCTTACAAGGAAAAGGCGCGAGCTTCGTTTCTGGGCGGCTGTGACATCGTGCGCGACAGCCCGCAAATCTGCAACATGCCGGCGAATTCGTTCGAGAGCCGCGTTGACACGATTTTGGCGCTGGCGCGCGAGTGTGCCGAGAAGACCGGCATGCCCAAGATGTACTTTCCCAATGTCAGCGGCCCGGGCCACGTGGTGCTGCAGCGCACGCAATTTGCCGTCAAAAAAGGATGCCGCGGCGTGGTTATCGATTTCCAGGCGTGCGGGTTCAGCATGCTGCAAATGCTGCGCAGTGAATTTCCCGAGTTGGTGATCTATGCCGACCGCACCTCGCATGCGACCACCGCCCGCAACAAGCGGCAGGGTATCTCGATGACTACGCTCGGCAAGCTCGCCCGGTTGGCGGGCGCCGATCTGGTTGAAATCGGCTCGATCACCGGCGACATGGTGGAAACCGAGGCGCACGTGGTTCAGCTTCACACCAATCTGCTGGCGGATCTCTTCAAGACACGCGATCCGAATCGCTTTGATCAGAATTGGCACGGCCTCGGCAACAGCCTGCCGGTCACCTCCGGCGGTTTGAAGGCTGCAGATGTACGCGGTCTGCGCCTGCGCTTTGGCAATCAACTGGTTCTGCAGTTTGGCCGCAGCATGACCGGCAAGGAACACGTCTCCCAGCATCATGTCGAGATGTTTCTGGATGAGTTGGGCCCGCTGGTGCCGCTGGTGTAG